One genomic window of Camelina sativa cultivar DH55 chromosome 5, Cs, whole genome shotgun sequence includes the following:
- the LOC104784561 gene encoding DEAD-box ATP-dependent RNA helicase 24-like — translation MSNRKFGIEKFGINRQTTYSFERSEAPQRLYVPPSSRGGDNSEDADLDNIDYIENEEAEEDVEEGGSAAANGGDDDEIDPLDAFMEGIHQEMKAAPPPKPKEKLERYKDDDDDDHIESFLKAKKDLGLTLAADALNAGYNSDEEVYAAAKAVDAGMIEYDSDDNPIVVDKRKIEPIPALDHSSIDYEPINKDFYEEAESISGMSEQETSDYRQRLGIRVSGFDVHRPVKTFEDCGFSSQIMSAIKKQAYEKPTTIQCQALPIVLSGRDVIGIAKTGSGKTAAFVLPMIVHIMDQPELRKDEGPIGVICAPTRELAHQIFLEAKKFSKAYGLRVSAVYGGMSKHEQFKELKAGCEIVVATPGRLIDMLKMKALTMMRASYLVLDEADRMFDLGFEPQVRSIVGQIRPDRQTLLFSATMPWKVEKLAREILSDPIRVTVGEVGMANEDITQVVNVIPSDAEKLPWLIEKLPGMIDEGDVLVFASKKATVDEIEAQLTLNSFKVAALHGDKDQASRMETLQKFKSGIYHVLIATDVAARGLDIKSLKTVVNYDIAKDMDMHVHRIGRTGRAGDKDGVAYTLVTQREARFAGDLVNSLVAAGQNVPPELMDLAMKDGRFKSKREGRKGGKRSVALFCIVALLVLLRETLHW, via the exons ATGTCAAATCGGAAGTTTGGAATTGAAAAATTCGGCATAAATCGGCAAACTACCTACAGTTTCGAGCGATCTGAAGCACCGCAACGTCTCTACGTCCCTCCGTCGTCTCGCGGCGGAGACAATTCCGAAGATGCCGATCTAGATAACATTGATTACATAGAAAacgaagaagctgaggaagacgTCGAGGAAGGCGGTTCTGCGGCGGCTAACGGTGGCGATGATGATGAGATCGATCCATTAGATGCTTTTATGGAAGGAATTCACCAGGAGATGAAAGCTGCTCCACCTCCTAAACCAAAGGAGAAACTGGAGAGGTACaaggacgatgatgatgacgatcaTATTGAGAGTTTCCTCAAGGCGAAGAAGGATTTAGGCTTGACACTAGCCGCAGACGCGCTTAACGCTGGTTATAACTCTGACGAGGAGGTGTATGCTGCAGCCAAGGCCGTGGATGCAGGGATGATTGAGTATGATTCCGATGACAACCCCATTGTCGTGGATAAAAGGAAGATTGAGCCGATTCCAGCTCTGGATCATAGCTCCATTGATTACGAACCCATTAATAAGGACTTCTACGAGGAGGCGGAATCTATATCGG GAATGAGTGAACAAGAAACTTCAGATTACCGTCAGCGGTTAGGGATCCGTGTGTCGGGTTTTGATGTTCATCGGCCAGTTAAGACATTTGAGGATTGTGGATTTTCCTCACAGATTATGAGTGCTATCAAAAAGCAAGCTTATGAAAAGCCTACAACAATCCAATGCCAGGCTTTACCCATTGTGCTATCTGGTCGAGATGTTATTGGCATAGCCAAAACTGGTTCAGGAAAGACCGCAGCATTTGTTCTTCCCATGATTGTGCATATTATGGATCAGCCCGAACTTCGGAAAGACGAAGGTCCTATTGGTGTCATTTGTGCTCCAACTAGAGAACTGGCTCATCAGATATTCTTGGAAGCTAAGAAATTTTCAAAAGCATATGGTCTACGTGTCTCTGCTGTGTACGGTGGAATGTCTAAACATGAGCAGTTTAAGGAACTCAAGGCAGGATGCGAGATTGTTGTTGCTACTCCGGGAAGGTTGATTGATATGCTGAAGATGAAGGCTTTGACAATGATGAGAGCCTCTTATTTGGTTCTTGATGAGGCAGATCGGATGTTTGACCTTGGTTTTGAGCCACAAGTAAGGTCTATCGTTGGCCAGATTCGTCCTGATCGCCAGACTTTACTGTTTTCAGCCACTATGCCTTGGAAAGTTGAAAAATTAGCTAGGGAAATCCTCTCAGATCCTATTAGAGTCACAGTTGGTGAAGTGGGGATGGCCAATGAAGATATTACGCAAGTTGTCAATGTAATACCTTCTGATGCTGAAAAGCTTCCCTGGCTAATTGAGAAGCTCCCTGGAATGATTGATGAGGGTGATGTATTAGTGTTCGCTTCTAAAAAAGCCACTGTTGATGAGATTGAAGCTCAGCTTACTCTAAATTCTTTTAAAGTTGCTGCTCTTCACGGTGATAAAGATCAGGCATCGCGAATGGAAACTTTACAGAAGTTCAAATCTGGAATCTACCATGTGCTGATTGCCACTGATGTTGCTGCCCGAGGTCTAGACATTAAGTCACTCAAGACCGTGGTTAATTATGACATTGCAAAAGATATGGACATGCATGTACATCGTATTGGTAGAACAGGCCGTGCTGGTGATAAGGATGGGGTTGCCTATACACTTGTTACGCAGAGAGAAGCTAGATTTGCGGGTGATTTGGTAAACAGTTTGGTTGCTGCTGGTCAGAATGTACCTCCAGAACTCATGGATCTCGCCATGAAG GATGGACGGTTCAAATCCAAGCGTGAAGGGAGAAAAGGAGGTAAGCGTTCTGTAGCTTTATTTTGTATTGTAGCACTATTAGTATTATTAAGAGAAACTTTGCACTGGTAG
- the LOC104784562 gene encoding uncharacterized protein LOC104784562: MEPYKAIILIGVTVFYYTFSGVSNVQAIGRSVKDDISQVPASSPEASLLEPPVSSISAVPASAPAPTSTTETPAPGPSQEDIDIDFDSVTNIADLAPKFEHINNFDFSSMKIDTTAKDLCKNTDYNNECIAAILPDLQKRDGGEGGGGGGSRGFEAKDVMRMEA, encoded by the coding sequence atggagCCTTACAAAGCAATAATCCTCATCGGAGTTACTGTTTTCTATTATACATTCTCCGGCGTATCCAACGTCCAAGCCATCGGTCGTTCAGTAAAAGATGATATATCCCAAGTCCCTGCTTCCTCACCTGAGGCTTCGCTTCTTGAACCGCCTGTATCATCAATCTCAGCGGTCCCAGCCTCCGCACCAGCCCCCACCTCCACGACGGAGACACCCGCACCCGGACCATCACAAGAAGACATCGACATCGACTTCGACTCGGTCACAAACATAGCAGATCTTGCTCCTAAATTCGAACACATAAACAACTTCGATTTCTCATCAATGAAGATCGACACGACGGCGAAAGATCTCTGCAAGAACACAGACTACAACAACGAATGCATCGCCGCGATTCTGCCTGATTTACAGAAACGAGACGGCggcgaaggaggaggaggaggaggaagcagaGGATTCGAGGCGAAGGATGTGATGCGAATGGAAGCNTAA